The following nucleotide sequence is from Lysobacterales bacterium.
TCTACGCCGGCGACCTCAGGGGCAACTTCTGGCGGTTCAATCTGACTTCGGCTTCGCCAGCCAGTTGGGTATCTCCCGCCAATCGTTTGCTGATGCATTCCGCCAAGGATAGCGGTGGCAGTATTCAGCCGATTTCCGGTGGGCCCTCGATTGGTATCGATCCGGTTACCTTCAAGACCTGGGTGTTTTTCGGTACCGGGCGCCTGTTGAATTCGGATGACGTCATCAACGGTGACGGCACGCCAAATACCAAGGTGAATACTTGGTATGGATTGATCGATGATGGCGCAGCCATCGGCGCTCGCGCGACTGATTTGCAAAAGCGCAGCATCGTCGCAGCGGGAACGATCGCCGGCAACGTGGTGCGCGGGTTCGAGCAGAATACGGATCTCCCGGCAGGCAAGAAGGGCTGGTTTATCGACTTGCTCAAGCCGCCGACGCCTGGCACTGCCGAGGGCGAACGGATCATCGGTGATTCCGCCCTGATTGGAACAACCTTGCTGGTATCCAGCGTCATTCCGAATTCGGATGGTTGTGGTTCGGGTGGGCGCGGTTACGTCAACGCATTGGAAGCCTTTACCGGTACCAGTGTCGAGCCCAACTTCTTTGATGTAGACGGTGATGGCGAATACTCGGACGATGTGGTTACTTATGGCGGCAATACGCTTCCGGTAGGTTCCGTCGATCTCGGCGTCGCCATGCCCACTCAGGGTTTGGTGATCGACAATCTACTGTTCGTGGGTGGTTCTGGCGGTGGCAACAGCAGCGTGAAAGTCAACAATCCAGCGAATCAGGGACGTATTTCCTGGCGCGAACTGATCAAGGAGTGAAGTCCGTGAATGACTCAATTGCTTCGACCCGGAAAAATTGGCGATCCAAGTGTTCGCCGGCCAGTCATCGTGCTGGAGGCTTCACGCTTCTTGAACTGATGATCGTGGTGTCGATCATCGCGATTTTGGCGGCGATCGCTTACCCAAGCTTCATGGAACAGGTCGTGAAGACTCGGCGGAAAGCGGCAACGGGTTGCCTCATGGAAGCCGCCCAGTTCATGGAGCGGTATTACACGACTCGCCTGACCTATGTCGGCGCCGACCCTGCGCTGGCGTGCGAAACGGATATCGCCGATTCGTACGTCATCGCCGCACCCACTGGATTGACCGCAACGGCGTACAGCCTCACCGTCGTTCCGCAGGGTTCGCAGGCCACTCACGATACGAAGTGCGGCACCTTGGGTATCGACCAAGCCGGTATCCGCACCAAGTCGGGAACGGCATCAGCGGTCAGTGATTGTTGGGGTTGATCCTGATTTAAGCGCAGCCGTTCTCGGCTGTGCTGCTTGATTCGCAACAACATAAAACAAAAAGCCTGCGAGTGATCGCAGGCTTTTTGTTGATCTGGCTCCCCGAGCTGGATTCGAACCAGCGACACACGGATTAACAGTCCGTTGCTCTACCGACTGAGCTATCGGGGAATTGGAAGGGCGCGCATGATCGTGATTTCAGCGCCTACTGTCAAGTTTGCGATTCGGAAGGCTGCGGCCAATCGGTGGTGATCCACGCGTTTGGACCTTGGAGTTCCTGATCGACGAAGTCGGGATGAAGCAGTTGTACCTCCCATACCAGATCGATACCGTGGTTTTCGCCAGCCATCAGCGGTGGCATCAGGTCGGTGAAGATGGGGTCGAAATCGACATCGCCATCGAGATGGTCGGAGAGCGGCGCTCCCGCCGGGATGAGGGGCAGGAACTGCTCAAACAGCACCACTGCCTGAACGGGCTCCTGAAATTTGCGCGTCTTGGTTTCCTTGCCCGAGCGTTCGGTGTACTGGCCGTTCTCGCGATTTGCCGCGACGACGCGCAATGTGCTGCGTTCTAACGGTACCCGTGCCTCGCCTTCGACCAGCATACGCGCGGCAATGCGCTCGCCGCGGCGCGGGGTGCTGACCGCTGCGGTGAGGCTGATCCGCATATAGCGACGCAGCCTTGCGCGCAGGACGAGCCATAGCCCGGCACCGAGAACGCCGCTGCCGGCGAGCGATTTCATCGCCGGAGACTCACTACCGTCGCTGCCGTGCTGGTCGTACCAAATCGCGCTCGACTCGGGCACTACTTGGTCATGCATGCCAATTGCGGCATTGCCGCCACCGAGCACACCAGCGATGCCGAGCAACACCTTGGCGATGAACCGATCTTTGGGCGACAGTGCGCGCAGGTTTGCCGCAAGCGAGTACTGGTCAGGTGGTTCGACCCACTTCGCTGCTTGCGCGGCATCGCCTTGTGGCGTGAGTAGCGGGGCGTCCACTGGTGCTTCCAGCGTTGTGTCGAAGATCACGCCATCGTCGACACGAAGCTTCGCCACCATTTCGATGTCGATCTTGTGGCCTTTGTAGCGATAGCCTTGAATCAGCGTGCTTGCGATCGGTACGCGCAACTGCGTTGCCGTGACCTTCACCGCCTGTTCGAACACCTGCTTGTTGGCGTCGACGCCGCTGCTGCGCTTCACATCGACGCGTAAGCGCAGCGACAGGACTGCATCATGGCCGACCAGATTCGCGGCGATGCCAGAGAGTTCGCAGACTGGATGTTCGCCGGTCAACCCGTAGTCGATGCGTGCGCTAAAAGTCGAACTCATGGCGGGTTGCTCCGAGCGTAGTCAACGAAACTGTATCCGTAAGCGTGGCGAGTGTCTGCCGTGTGGACTTGGCGCGAAGTCTCGCGCCAGTCGCTGGCGTCAAATGCCGGAAACCATGCGTCGGCATCCGCAAGTGCGACGTCGACGTGAGTCAGGTGCAAGGTGTCGGCGTGTTGCAAGGCAAGTGCATAGATTTCGCCGCCGCCAATCACAAACAGGCGTCGATCGGCGTGCGCGATGGCATCTTCCAGTGTCGCCACCGCCAACATGCCCGGAACCGGGGAGTGGCCACTGCGCGTCAACACCAGATTGTTGCGTCCGGGCAGGGCGCGTCCGATCGATTGCGCGGTTTTTCGGCCCATCAAAATGGTGTGACCAGTGGTCAACGCCTTAAAGCGTTTTAGGTCGTCCGGTAGCGACCACGGCAATTGGTTGTGCAGGCCAATCGCGCGGTTGCGATCAATTGCGGCAATCAGCGAAAGTGCGTTCATCAGTGCAGCTTACGCACTGCGCAGCGCGCGATCGAGTACGCGTCGAATCGCGGTGGGTAACGCCAGATTGACGAAGCGTTCTGGACGGTGCCATTCGTGGTTCGCATCGGCGACAGCGACGGCGCTGTCGAGCCGCGCGGTCAGCGGCTCGATGTCGAGTTTGCCGTGGGTAAAGACGTGACGATAGACCGCGCCACGACAGGGTGCTGTGGTGCTTTTCCAGCGTGTTGCCAATTCCCGTTCGGCGGCCTCTCCCGTATCGAACTCCGGCAGACCGAGCAACCCGCCCCAGATTCCGCTCGGCGGACGCCGCTCGAACAATACTTGTCCGTCTCGGTCGACCAGCACCAGCATCACGATGCGGCGTGTCGGGGTGACTTTGCGCGCCTTCGGTGTTGGCAGCAGTGCGACGCAATCGGTGGCGAGTGCGACGCAATCTTTGCGCAGCGGACAGGTGACGCAGTTCGGGCGCTTTGGCGTGCACACGGTCGCGCCGAGATCCATCAGCGCCTGCGTGTAGTCGCTGATGCGAGCATCCGGAAGTCGCGATTCCGCGATCGCCCAGAGTTGCCGTTCGACCGTCGATTGACCGGGAAATCCGCTGACGCCGCGGTGTCGTGCCAGTACCCGTTTCACATTACCGTCGAGGATGGCGGCACGCATGTGATGTGCTTGCGCCAAGATGGCTGCGGCGGTGCTGCGGCCGATGCCGGGCAGGGCGACAAGTTCATCCAAGGTGTTGGGTAATTCACCAGAATGATGCTCAGTGCAGCGTTGTGCTGCACGATGCAGGTTGCGGCCACGACTGTAATACCCCAATCCCGACCAGTGGGAGAGCACCTCGTCGACCGTGGCCGCAGCCAACGTGGCGAGATCCGGGAAGCGCGTGACGAATCGTTCGAAGTACGGAATGACCGTCGTAACTTGGGTTTGTTGCAGCATCACTTCGCTGAGCCAGACTCGGTACGGCGAGCGCGCTTGCTGCCAAGGCAGATCATGGCGGCCATGGGCATCGAACCAGCGCAATAGCCGTGCTGCGAAATCCGTGTCGGTCATGCGTGATTGCCAGGCTCCGGCAACAAACCATCGACGAACTCTTCGGCATCGAATACGCGCAGGTCGAGAATTCCTTCGCCGACGCCGATGAAGCGAATCGGTACGCCGATTTCTCGTGCGAGCGCGAACACCACGCCACCCTTGGCAGTACCGTCGAGCTTGGTTACCACCAGTCCGGTCAAGCCAACGGCCTGATGAAACTGGCGCGCTTGGTTCAGCGCATTCTGGCCAGTATTGCCGTCGATGACCAACAGCGTCTCATGCGGCGCGCTGGGGTCGAGTTTGCCCATCACGCGCTTGACCTTGGCGAGTTCGTCCATCAGTCCGGCTTGTGTGTGCAATCGGCCGGCGGTGTCCGCGATCAGCACGTCGGCGTTACGAGATTTTGCTGCCGCGATGGCGTCGAATATCACCGACGCGGAATCGGCACCGTCGCGCTGTGCGATCACCGGCACGTGGTTGCGGTCGCCCCAGGTCTTCAGTTGTTCGACCGCCGCCGCGCGAAAGGTATCGCCGGCCGCGAGCATGACGTCCAGGCCTTCGCGCTTCATCCACTTCGCGAGCTTGCCGATGGTCGTGGTCTTGCCCGCGCCATTGACGCCAACGACGAGCAGTACATGGGGCTTCACGTCGTCGCGGATCTCCAGCGCTTGCTCGATCGGGCGCAGCATCGCGACCATCTGCCGGCGCAGGTGCGCGAACAGCGCCGGCACGTCGGCGAACTCGCGCGCCTGCATGCGTCGGCGCAGGTCGTCGAGCAGTTCCACGGTCGCTTTCACGCCGACATCGGCACTCAGCAGGCTGGTTTCAAGCTGGTCGAGCAGATCGTCGTCGAGGCGTGGATGCGAGGACAGCAACGCGCTGACCTGGCGCCCCAGCAGGCTGCTGCGCAATCGATCCCGCCACGTCGGAGACGCGCCGTCCGGTTCGGGGGTGGCAACGGCCGGGCGGGTCGGTTCGGTCGCCGCCGGCACGGTTTCCGGCTTGCGCTTGAAGATTCGGAACATCGGGAGTCCTTGAATTGCCAAAAATGCTAGCAGGGAGTCATGCGGCTTGATTCGGGCGGCGCGTCCGGTTCCAATCGGGCTTGGTCCATGAGGTTTCAACCAAGAAGGGGGAGTGCCATGCGCAAGTCGATGTTGTTGTGGGGTGCCGTCATCGCGATGGCGATTGGTCCGGTGGTCGTGCGCGCCGGTGCCTATGATTCGGTGGTGAAGGTCGTCAACAAATCTCTGTGGGACATCCATGAACTCTATCTGTCCTCGACTTCGCAGGAAGACTGGGGCCCGGATCAGTTGGGCGACGAGGTCGTCGCCAGTGGCGACAGTTTCCAGCTGCACGGCATTCCCTGCGACGACTACGACGTCAAGCTGGTCGACGAGGACGGGGACTCTTGCGTGGTCGGCGGCGTCACGCTGTGTGCCGACTCCGACGCATGGGTGATCACCGACGAAGACCTGCTGGCCTGCCAGGTCGTCACCGAAGAATGAGTCGTGGCGACGGCCGCATCCGCATCATCGCGGGGCGGCTGCGCGGATCGCGGATCGATGTCCCGGATCGGCCTGGACTCAGGCCGACTCCGGATCGCGTGCGAGAGACTTTGTTCAACTGGCTGGCACCCTATGTCGAGGGTGCCCGCGTACTCGATTTGTTCGCAGGGACCGGCGTGCTCGGCATCGAGGCGCTGTCGCGCGGCGCGGGCGAGGTCGAATTCGTCGAATCCGAACGAGGCTTGGCCGAAGCCTTGCGAGCGACGCTGGCGCGGCTGAAGCAATCGGCGAGCGTGCATGGCATGGCGGCCGCGCAATTCCTGACGGCTGCGCGCGCGCCCTACGCGGTGGTGTTTCTCGACCCGCCATTCGACGCGAACCTGTGGTCGGCCACCGCCGAGCGTCTGGAAACAGGCGGGTTTCTCGCCGAGGCTGCGATGATCCACGTCGAGTCCCCGCGCGGCCTGTCGCCGCCGCTACCGACAAACTGGCGACTGCATCGCGAGTTGTTGGCGGGCGAGGTTCGTGCCGCGCTCTATCGACGGGTCGCACCGGTCGGGTAAGCTGCGCGCGCCGCCACTGCCGAGCATCGACTTGCCCCAGTATTCGCCACGTACCGCGGTCTATCCCGGCACTTTCGACCCGATGACGAATGGGCACACCGACCTCGTGCACCGGGCGGCGCCGCTGTTCGAGAAGCTGTATGTCGCGATCGCCGAAAGCCCCGGCAAGGGACCGGTCTTTCCGCTGTCGCAACGCATCGAGCTGGCGCGCGTGGCGATCGGGCCGGTGGCCAATGTCGAAATCGTCGGATTCGACTCTTTGCTCGCCGAGTTCGTGGGCGTAATCGGTGCCGGAGTGATCCTGCGTGGCCTGCGTGCGGTATCGGATTTCGAGTACGAGTTTCAGTTGGCGAGCATGAATCGCCATCTGATTCCGCGTGTCGAAACCCTGTTCCTGACGCCGGCCGAACAGTACAGCTTCATTTCGTCGTCCCTGGTGCGCGAAATCGCGCGTCTGGATGGCGATATTTCCGGCTTTGTCCATCCCGCGGTCCAGCAGGCATTGAAGACCCGCTGGCGCACCGCACTGTAATCCTTAGTCCATTCCGGGGTATGCCATGAAGAACCTGTTCCGTGTCGCCGTACTGCTGAGCCTGCCGCTGTTCGCGATCAGTGCCTGCAAGAAGGAAGAAGCCGCCAAGCCCGCCGTCGTCGCAGCCGCGGTCACGATGCCGACCGATCCGAACGACACCGCGGCCTGGAAGAATTATCTCGTCGGCGTCGCCAAGCAGAACATGGAGGGCATCCGCCAGCGCCCCTACTTCTATTACGTGCCGGCCGGCGACACCCCGGAAGTGCTGGAACAGGTCGATCGCCAGATGTCCGATGTCACCGATGTGGTCGGCCGCGGCATCCTGCCGGGCAACATGATCGCCTTCGGTTCGCCGAACTCGGCGCGCATGGCCGACGTGATCATCGAAGCCTTCAAGGTGGCGCGACCGGCCTCGTTGAAGGAGGTGCGCGTGCTCTTCATCGGCGCCGCTGAAGACGAGCAGCGCGTGCGCGACGCGGTGGCGCCCAGCGCCGCCGACTACGTGTTCGTCGAGGCGAAATAACGCTTTGTCGGGGCGGCACTCGTGGCCGCCCCTGATGCAGTCGGATCGATCACGGTGGGCCGTGAGACAATGGCCGAATGTCCCTGCTGATCAACGATCTCTGCGTCAATTGCGATGTCTGCGAACCGGTCTGCCCGAACAAGGCGATCAGCGCCGGCAAGCATGTCTACGAAATCGATCCGACCCTGTGCACCGAATGCGTCGGCCACTTCGACGTCCCGCAATGCGTGGCGGTCTGCCCGGTTGAATGCATCGATCCTGACCCACAGGTCCCAGAGACGCACGAGCAGTTGCTCGCCAAATACGCATTGCTGATGCGCCAGCAGGAGATCAAGACATGAAGATTCATCGCTATCTGGGCGGGCTGGCGCTCGGGCTCGCGTTCACTGCCCTCGCGATTGCGGAAACACCGAAGGCTCCGGGCAAGGCGGCGATCGCCAGCGCGCACCATCTCGCCACCGACGCCGGGTTCGAAGTGCTGGCCGCGGGGGGCAATGCCTTCGACGCCGCGATCGCCGTGACCGCGGCCCTGGCCGTGGTCGAATCCTCGTCCAGCGGCATTGGCGGGGGAGGATTCTGGCTGCTGCATCGCGCCAGCGATGGCAAGGAGATCATGATCGATGGGCGCGAGAGCGCGCCGCTCGCCGTCGATGCGAAAGCCTATCTCGACGCCGCGGGCCAACTCGATCGCGACAAGAGCGTGAACGGCGCGCTCGCTGGCGGCATTCCCGGCGAACCCGCCGCGCTGGTGCATCTCGCGCAGCATTACGGGCGATTGCCGCTGAAGAAGTCGTTGGCACCGGCGATCCGGCTGGCCCGCGACGGTTTTCCGCTGGAAGACCGCTTGCGCGGCATGCTGGCGATGCGTCAGGAGGTGATGCTGCGTTACCCGGCGTCACGCGCCGTGTTCTTCCCGAAGGGCGAGCTGCTGCCGCTCGGCACCCTCATCAAGCAGCCGGATTTGGCCAGTACCCTGGAAGCGATCGCCGATCGTGGCTTCGACGGGTTCTACAAGGGCAAGCTGGCACGAAAGCTTGTGGACGGCGTGCGTGCGCAGGGCGGCAACTGGACGTTGGCCGATCTTGCGAACTACAAGGCGATCGAACGCGAACCCCTGCGCTTCGACTACCGGGGCGTGCGTATCGTTACCGCAGCGCCACCATCGTCCGGCGGCGTTCTGCTCGCAACCATTCTGAACATCGTCGAAGGGTATGACTACGCGAAGCTCGGTCGCGTCGATCGCATCCACGTGCTGACCGAAGCAATGCGCCGCGCCTATCGCGACCGCAGCTTCATCCTCGGTGACCCGGACTTCGTGCAGATGCCGATCCGCCTGCTGACCAGCAAGGATTACGCGGCCGGCCTGCGTGGCTCGATCCGCATGGATCGGGCCACGCCGTCGTCGTCGCTGCCGGAAGGTCGGGTCGTCGAAGGCGGCACCGACACCACGCATTTCTCCGTGATCGATGCCGACGGCAACATGGCGGCGGTCACCGCGAGCGTGAACCTGCCGATGGGCTCGGGGTTCATCATTCCGGGCACCGGCGTGCTGTTGAACAACGAGATGGACGATTTCGCGCTGGCCGCGAACCAGGCCAATGCCTATGGCCTGATCGGCACCGATGCGAACGCGCCGAAGCCGGGCAAGCGCATGCTCTCGACGATGTCGCCGACCTTTGCGTTCGGGCCGGACCGCATCGCGGTGATCGGCACGCCGGGCGGTTCACGCATCGCGACCATGGTGCTGATCGGGTTGATCGAATTCGTCGAAGGCAGGTCGGCCGCGGAAGTCGTCGCGACCCCGCGCTTCCATCATCAATACCTGCCGGACGCGATCTCGGCCGAAGCCGGCGCGATCGCGAAGGACGATGCGACGGCGTTGCGTGCGCGCGGTCACGTGATCAGCGATGGCGAAAGGCCCTGGGGCAACATGAATCTGGTGGTCTGGGATCTGAAGTCGAATACGCTGAGTGGCGCCAGCGACCCGCGTGGTGTGGTCGGCAAAGCCGATGTGCGTTGAGGTGATGCCATGACGATCCAGCTCTGGTCAGTGCTCGGCAACAGCCAGAAACTCGATGGTGGCGCGATGTTCGGCAATGCGCCGAAAGCGGTGTGGGCGAAGTGGATCGCGCCGGACGAGCAGAACCGCATCCCGCTCGCCTGTCGGGCCTTGTATGCCCGCGGCGTGAATGGCAAGCGCGTGTTGTTCGAAACCGGCATCGGCGCCTTCTTCGAGCCGAAGCTGCGCGAACGTTACGGCGTGGTCGAGGAACGCCATGTGCTGCTCGATTCGCTGGCGGCGATCGGCGTATCGCACGAAGACATCGACGCGGTGGTGATCTCGCACCTGCATTTCGATCACGCCGGCGGCCTGCTCGCGCCGTGGGCCGAAGGACAGGCGCCGCAGCTGCTGTTTCCGAATGCGCGCTACATCGTTGGCGCCGAAGCCTGGGCCCGCGCGAAGTCGCCGCATCCGCGCGATCGCGCCTCGTTCATTCCCGAACTCTGCGATCTGCTCGAAGCGTCGAGTCGACTGGAGATCGTGCACGGCGACCGTTGCGATACGCTTGGCGACGACGTGCGATTCAGCTACTCGAACGGGCACACGCCGGGGCTGATGCTGGCCGAGATCGGCGGTGCCGGAGGCGTCGTGTTCTGCGCCGACCTGATTCCCGGCCGGCCCTGGGTCCATTTGCCGATCACCATGGGCTACGACCGCTATCCGGAAATGTTGATCGACGAGAAGCGCGACTTCCTCGAAGACAAGCTGGCACGCGGCCTGCGGCTTTATTTCACGCACGATCCGGATTGCGCACTTGCCGAGGTCACGCGCGATGCGGCGGGCCGCTTCGGCACCACTGCGATGCAGAACGAATTGCTCGACTACGCCTTGACCACTTCCTGATGTCAGACCGACCCCTACCGGAGTACGACCATGATCAAGCTCGCCCATCTCGGTTTCGCCCTGCTTGCCTTGTTTGCCGTGGAGATGGCGGTGGCGGACGAGTCCAAGCCCGCGCCAGCAGCGACGCTCAATGCCGCGGGTGGCTGGGGTGAAGTGATCGCGGTCGATGCAAAGACCGCGGCACTGGGCACCTCGCTGGAGAAACTCAGCGCCGACAACGCCCGCATCGACGGCGTGTTCAGCGGTCGTGTCGGCAAGGTCTGCCAGAAGCAGGGGTGCTGGCTGCAGTTGGTCGACGGCGAGCAGATGGCGCGGGTGATGACGAACCACGCGTTCACCGTGCCGAAGGACTTGAGCGGCAATGCCGTGGTCAGCGGAACGCTGGAACGTATCGAGATCGGCGAGGATGAGGCGCGGCACATGGCCGAAGATGCCGGAAAGGCTTTTGATCCGACCGCATCGCGGGTCGAGTTCCGGATTTCGGCGCGCGGCGTCGCCACCGCGAAGTAAGTCATGAGCGGCGAACTGCGCGACGCCCGTCGCGATTTCCTGCGGCGCAGTGCCGGTCTCGGGTTGGGAGCCAGCCTGCCGTTCGCCAGCCTGTTCGGATTGGCCGGTTGCCGAACGCATGCGCCGCAGCGCGAATCGTCGGCGAGCGCCGTCGGCTATGGGCCCCTGCGTCCGGTCGCGGACGACACCACGGGACTCGAACTGCTGCGCTTGCCCGATGGCTTTCGCTATCGGAGCTTTGGCTGGAGCGGCGAATCGATGCGCGGCGGCGTCATTCCGTTTGCACACGACGGCATGGGTGTGGTCGGGCATTCCGGTTCGGTCTGCACCCTGATTCGCAACCACGAGGTCACCACGTCGACGGGTGCGATCGGCGCCGACGCGTTGCAGTACGAGGCGCCGGCAGCTGGCGGTTGCGTGGCTTTCGATTTCGATCTGGACACCGGCACGGCGCGCGACTTCCGCGCCGTGCTCGGCGGCACGCTGCAGAACTGCGCCGGTGGCACGACCCCCCGCGGAACCTGGTTGAGTTGCGAGGAAATGACCTTCGATCCGGCCACCGGATTCGACGACAAGGGCCGGCAACGGCCGGAGTTGCACAAGCCGCACGGATATGTGTTCGAAGTCTTCCCGGACGGCATTCGAGCGCCCGAGTTGATCCGCGGCATGGGGCTGTTCAAGCACGAAGCCGCGGCCACCGATCCGGCGACCGGCATCGTCTATCTGACCGAGGATGGCCGTGGTCCATCCGGGTTCTATCGCTATCTGCCGCTCGACCCGGAGCGCCTGTCGAAGGGCGGTGCCCTGCAGATGCTGGCGGTCAGAGGTCGCGCCGACCTGCGCAAAGGGGTGCCGGTCGGCGCGCGGTTCGACGTGCATTGGGTACCGATCGCCGAGTCCGAGCGCTTGAAGCCGGAACCCAACCTGCAGGGTGCGGCCGTTGCCGAGCAGGGGCTCGCGCTCGGTGCGAGTGGCTTTGCGCGTCTCGAAGGCTGCCACATCCATGGCGGCACGATCTTCTTCACGTCGACCAGCGGCGGCGATTTCGGGCACGGCCAGATCTGGGCGTACCGGCCGCGCGAACAAACCCTGAGTCTGTTGTTCGAGGCACGAACGACGGACGCGCTCGACTATCCGGACAACCTCTGCGTGACCCCTCGCGGCGCCTTGCTGATCAACGAGGACAACGACAGCGGTCATCCGCAACGCATGGTCGGCATGGACATGGAGGGACGGACCTTCGCCTTCGCCGAGAGCAATGTCGTTCTCGCGGGCGAACGCGGCTTCACCGGCGATTTCCGCTACGAGGAATGGTGCGGCGTGTGCTTTTCGCCGGACGGGCGCTGGCTGTTCGCGAACTGCTACACGCCCGGATTCACGGTGGCGATCACCGGACCGTGGGAGAACGGGCCGTTGTAGGAGCGGCCCATCGATCGCGATTCGATTCGCCTAACGCCAGGGCGATCCATCGGCATTGCGCTCGGCGAAATACAGGCCGGCCCAGAGCTTCGGATCCATCGGATGACCGGCTGCAGCCTTGGCGACCAGCCAGGCCGCGGCATCCTTGAGCGGCACATGGTGCACGACGATGTTTTCGGTCTCGTCGCCACCGCCGTCGCCCACGCGCGTCAGCCCGGTGGCGCGCACGAAATGGGCGATCTCGGTGCTCAGCCCGGATGAAACCGGTCCGCCGGCGACGTAGTCGATGCGTGCCGCTTCGTAGCCGGTTTCTTCGATCAGTTCGCGATGGGCACTGCTGATGGCATCTTCGTGCTCGCTGCCTTCGAGGTCGCCGATCAGTCCGGCCGGCATCTCGATCGTGATCGCGTTCAAGGGCGGGCGAAACTGTTCGACGAAGACCAGTTCGTCCTGATCGGTCAGCGCAACGACGATCACGGCTCCTTTCGGATTCGCGCGTTCGACGAATTCCCAGCCGCCGCGCCGACGCACATTCAGCCAGCGTCCGTTGAAAAGCAATTCGGTTTCCGTCATGGTGCGCGCCCCTCGATCCAGCCAGCATGCTAGCGGCCGGCTTTCCGCGCCCGCAATGCATGATTCGGCTCGGCGCGTGAAACTTCCGCGCCATCGGCTGGTCTGAGCCCCGTTCCATTTCCGAGGTTGCCCATGCGTGTTCTGCATTCCGTCCTGACTGTCGCGTTGGCGTCGCTGCTGTTCCAGCCGATGTCGGCACTGGCCGAATCGCCAGCGAACACCGCTCCGGCCGCGACCTCCGAAGCCGCTGCCAAAGTGGCCGTTCCGCCCCTGCTCGCGCGTCCGGCGGAGCGACCGAAAGTGGTGCCGCGAGTGCCGACCGAGACCGAGAACCAGATCGATACGGTCACCGATGCACTGACCCTGGTGCGCCTCGCCAAGCAGTTCGAATTGGCCAAGGACTGGCGCCACCAGGCCTATGCATTGGCCAAGCTGTTCGCGATGCGGCCGATGCAGGGCACCGTGGGCTACGAACTGGCCGCGGCCTATGCCCGCCAGGACGACAAGCGCAATGCCTACGACGTGCTGGTGCGCCTGCAGAGCACGGGCTACGGTTTCGATCCCAGCAAGGACGCGCGCTTCGACAAGATCAAGGGCACACGCGTCTGGGACTATGTCGTGCT
It contains:
- a CDS encoding DUF839 domain-containing protein codes for the protein MSGELRDARRDFLRRSAGLGLGASLPFASLFGLAGCRTHAPQRESSASAVGYGPLRPVADDTTGLELLRLPDGFRYRSFGWSGESMRGGVIPFAHDGMGVVGHSGSVCTLIRNHEVTTSTGAIGADALQYEAPAAGGCVAFDFDLDTGTARDFRAVLGGTLQNCAGGTTPRGTWLSCEEMTFDPATGFDDKGRQRPELHKPHGYVFEVFPDGIRAPELIRGMGLFKHEAAATDPATGIVYLTEDGRGPSGFYRYLPLDPERLSKGGALQMLAVRGRADLRKGVPVGARFDVHWVPIAESERLKPEPNLQGAAVAEQGLALGASGFARLEGCHIHGGTIFFTSTSGGDFGHGQIWAYRPREQTLSLLFEARTTDALDYPDNLCVTPRGALLINEDNDSGHPQRMVGMDMEGRTFAFAESNVVLAGERGFTGDFRYEEWCGVCFSPDGRWLFANCYTPGFTVAITGPWENGPL
- a CDS encoding MBL fold metallo-hydrolase yields the protein MQLWSVLGNSQKLDGGAMFGNAPKAVWAKWIAPDEQNRIPLACRALYARGVNGKRVLFETGIGAFFEPKLRERYGVVEERHVLLDSLAAIGVSHEDIDAVVISHLHFDHAGGLLAPWAEGQAPQLLFPNARYIVGAEAWARAKSPHPRDRASFIPELCDLLEASSRLEIVHGDRCDTLGDDVRFSYSNGHTPGLMLAEIGGAGGVVFCADLIPGRPWVHLPITMGYDRYPEMLIDEKRDFLEDKLARGLRLYFTHDPDCALAEVTRDAAGRFGTTAMQNELLDYALTTS
- a CDS encoding NUDIX hydrolase, producing the protein MTETELLFNGRWLNVRRRGGWEFVERANPKGAVIVVALTDQDELVFVEQFRPPLNAITIEMPAGLIGDLEGSEHEDAISSAHRELIEETGYEAARIDYVAGGPVSSGLSTEIAHFVRATGLTRVGDGGGDETENIVVHHVPLKDAAAWLVAKAAAGHPMDPKLWAGLYFAERNADGSPWR
- a CDS encoding DUF4920 domain-containing protein, which produces MIKLAHLGFALLALFAVEMAVADESKPAPAATLNAAGGWGEVIAVDAKTAALGTSLEKLSADNARIDGVFSGRVGKVCQKQGCWLQLVDGEQMARVMTNHAFTVPKDLSGNAVVSGTLERIEIGEDEARHMAEDAGKAFDPTASRVEFRISARGVATAK